In the Kitasatospora terrestris genome, one interval contains:
- a CDS encoding maltokinase N-terminal cap-like domain-containing protein: MSETSRSQAHVHREPSEGAPAAVGTRPGTGVRRTAAGVSELVQAALPLISAWLPTQRWYAGKGRAISGLTPVVGTPLQVGDPALLHLLLRVEHGGGAAASGDVYQLLLGIRSQPPTGIGPGAVLGRLDGGTYDGATLYDAVHDPELTGRLLEHLATGDRFGSLSFRRTPGSGLPSNIPGRASTAEQSNSSVIYDTSLILKLFRRISPGTNPDLELSLALSRAGSTRIPRVAAWFECRLERSEPATLGLLQRYLPDAEDGWELALDQVARLKGDPSPGNFAIEAHRLGRATAEVHRVLARTMPTARLDRAAIGRLVEAMEDRLDSAVGVVPGLLRYRSALRGAFQQLTADHLEGLQVQRIHGDLHLGQAMRTPQGWVLLDFEGEPAKPLAERRLPQPALRDVAAMLRSFDYAAAHLLAGAPGPDPELAHLASAWAARNRAAYCAGYTAGGGTDPAATPELMRALEIDKAVYEVVYEARHRPSWLPIPLAAINRLALTV, encoded by the coding sequence ATGTCCGAAACCTCCCGTTCTCAAGCCCACGTGCACCGTGAGCCGTCCGAGGGGGCCCCCGCGGCCGTCGGGACGCGCCCGGGCACCGGGGTCCGGAGAACCGCCGCGGGGGTCAGCGAGCTCGTCCAGGCCGCCCTGCCGCTGATCTCCGCCTGGCTCCCCACCCAGCGCTGGTACGCCGGCAAGGGACGGGCGATCAGCGGGCTGACCCCGGTGGTCGGCACGCCGCTCCAGGTCGGTGACCCGGCCCTGCTGCACCTGCTGCTGCGGGTCGAACACGGCGGCGGCGCGGCCGCCTCGGGCGACGTCTACCAGCTGCTCCTCGGCATCCGTTCGCAGCCGCCCACCGGGATCGGCCCGGGCGCGGTGCTCGGCCGACTGGACGGCGGCACCTACGACGGCGCGACGCTCTACGACGCGGTGCACGACCCCGAGCTGACCGGCCGGCTGCTGGAGCACCTGGCCACCGGCGACCGCTTCGGCTCGCTCTCCTTCCGGCGCACCCCCGGTTCCGGCCTGCCCAGCAACATCCCCGGCCGGGCCTCCACCGCCGAGCAGTCGAACTCCTCGGTCATCTACGACACCTCCCTCATCCTCAAGCTCTTCCGCCGGATCAGCCCCGGCACCAACCCGGACCTGGAGCTCTCGCTCGCCCTCTCCCGGGCCGGCTCGACCCGCATCCCCCGGGTCGCCGCCTGGTTCGAGTGCCGGCTGGAGCGGTCCGAACCGGCCACTCTCGGCCTGCTCCAGCGCTACCTCCCGGACGCCGAGGACGGCTGGGAGCTGGCCCTGGACCAGGTGGCCCGACTCAAGGGCGACCCCTCCCCCGGCAACTTCGCGATCGAGGCGCACCGGCTCGGCCGGGCCACCGCCGAGGTGCACCGGGTGCTGGCCCGCACCATGCCCACCGCCCGCCTGGACCGCGCCGCGATCGGCCGCCTGGTCGAGGCGATGGAGGACCGGCTGGACTCCGCGGTCGGCGTCGTCCCCGGCCTGCTGCGCTACCGCTCGGCGCTGCGGGGCGCCTTCCAGCAGCTCACCGCCGACCACCTGGAGGGCCTGCAGGTCCAGCGGATCCACGGCGACCTGCACCTGGGCCAGGCCATGCGGACCCCGCAGGGCTGGGTGCTGCTCGACTTCGAGGGCGAGCCCGCCAAGCCGCTCGCCGAGCGCAGGCTGCCGCAGCCCGCGCTGCGCGACGTCGCCGCGATGCTGCGCTCCTTCGACTACGCGGCCGCCCACCTGCTGGCCGGCGCCCCCGGCCCGGATCCGGAACTCGCCCACCTGGCCTCCGCCTGGGCGGCCCGCAACCGGGCCGCCTACTGCGCCGGCTACACGGCGGGCGGCGGCACCGACCCGGCCGCCACGCCGGAGCTGATGCGC